In Propionicimonas paludicola, a single window of DNA contains:
- a CDS encoding malic enzyme-like NAD(P)-binding protein translates to MSSRDEQPIIMPLSNPTSRAEAQPSDFLEWTDGQALIATGSPFGTIRHGEIYHTIAQANNALIFPGLGLGVSVVRAERVTAEMIYAAADALAGLMNEHRPGASLLPSMSDLRVVAATIAKAVAETAEAQGLARRPMTNAIADIYQRMWKPEYPRLEILPPDTQN, encoded by the coding sequence GTGAGCAGTCGGGATGAGCAGCCGATCATCATGCCACTGTCGAACCCGACCAGCCGCGCCGAGGCGCAGCCGTCCGACTTCCTGGAATGGACGGACGGACAGGCGCTGATCGCCACCGGCAGTCCGTTCGGCACCATCCGGCACGGCGAGATCTACCACACCATCGCCCAGGCCAATAACGCCCTGATCTTCCCCGGCCTGGGCCTGGGTGTGTCCGTGGTCCGCGCCGAGCGGGTCACGGCCGAGATGATCTACGCCGCAGCGGACGCCCTGGCCGGACTGATGAACGAGCACCGTCCGGGCGCCTCCCTGCTGCCCTCGATGAGCGACCTGCGGGTCGTGGCCGCCACCATCGCCAAGGCCGTGGCCGAGACCGCCGAAGCCCAAGGCCTGGCCCGGCGTCCGATGACCAACGCGATCGCCGACATCTACCAGCGGATGTGGAAGCCCGAGTACCCGCGCCTGGAGATCCTGCCCCCGGACACGCAGAACTGA
- a CDS encoding RNA polymerase sigma factor codes for MSTSTPSPSEAEFRRFHQRNSPRVYGYVRRHCDEAECDDVLAEVFVVAWRRWGELPADPIPWLLATARKTLANHWRSRDRRTRLATELAGIRDLSSDDPASVAVERAELLAALAALDQPDREILLLVGWDGLDSAGAAKVLGITPVAARARLSRARHRLASRTETPSGGSRPHSSLLIEGS; via the coding sequence GTGAGCACCTCGACGCCGTCGCCGTCTGAGGCCGAGTTCCGGCGCTTCCATCAGCGGAACTCGCCTCGGGTGTACGGCTACGTCCGTCGGCATTGCGATGAGGCCGAATGTGATGACGTCCTCGCCGAGGTCTTCGTGGTGGCCTGGCGGCGTTGGGGTGAACTTCCGGCCGACCCGATCCCGTGGCTGCTGGCGACCGCGCGCAAGACATTGGCCAACCATTGGCGCTCGCGGGACAGGCGGACGCGTCTGGCGACCGAGCTGGCCGGCATCCGCGACCTGTCCAGCGATGACCCGGCCAGCGTGGCCGTCGAGCGAGCCGAGCTGTTGGCCGCCCTGGCTGCCCTCGACCAGCCTGATCGGGAGATCTTGCTGTTGGTCGGCTGGGACGGGCTCGACTCGGCCGGCGCGGCGAAGGTGCTGGGCATCACGCCCGTGGCTGCGCGCGCCCGGCTCAGCCGCGCTCGGCACCGGCTGGCCAGTAGAACCGAGACTCCGAGCGGCGGCTCCCGACCGCACTCCTCCCTACTGATCGAAGGAAGCTGA
- a CDS encoding NAD-dependent malic enzyme, whose protein sequence is MRQVGFNLDTTSRDAVLQISARGRLVLVHPMANRGTAFTLGEREQLGLSGLLPSRVTTIEEQLRRTYAQYSRSPSPLAKFIQLTQLRDRNEVLFYRLLSEHLEEMLPIIYTPTIGEAIERFSHEYTGARAVFLSIDHPELVEQSLRDFELDADDVDLVVVTDSEGILGIGDQGIGGVQIALGKLGVYTAAAGIHPRRAIPIVLDVGTDNLGLLNSDLYLGERHARVRGERYDEFIDLFVQTVTRLFPNAMLHWEDFGAGNAHRILNRYTDEICTFNDDIQGTAAVVLAAVLAAVRLTGMPLAEHRVMIYGAGTAGVGVADLIREAFRRAGVSDDDAYRQFWAFNSRGLIVEDGKGVRDFQRPYARKRADVADWTVVDPARISLAEAVREVKPTILIGTSAQHGAFSEDVVRAMAEHCEQPIIMPLSNPTSRAEAQPSDLLEWTDGQALIATGSPFGTIRHGEIYHTIAQANNALIFPGLGLGVSVVRAERVTAEMIYAAADALAGLMNEYRPGASLLPSMSDLRVVAATIAKAVAETAEAQGLARRPMTNAIADIYQRMWKPEYPRLEILPPDSQN, encoded by the coding sequence ATGCGGCAAGTCGGATTCAACCTGGACACCACTTCTCGGGACGCGGTACTGCAGATCAGTGCCAGAGGACGACTGGTCCTGGTCCATCCGATGGCCAACCGGGGCACGGCCTTCACTCTCGGTGAGCGCGAGCAACTGGGGCTGTCGGGGCTGTTGCCGTCGCGGGTGACCACGATCGAGGAGCAGCTGCGCCGGACGTACGCGCAGTACAGCCGCTCGCCATCCCCGCTGGCCAAGTTCATTCAGCTCACCCAGCTGCGCGACCGCAACGAGGTGCTGTTCTACCGGTTGCTGAGCGAGCATCTGGAAGAGATGCTGCCGATCATCTACACCCCGACCATCGGCGAGGCCATCGAGCGGTTCAGCCACGAGTACACCGGCGCCCGGGCCGTGTTCCTCTCGATCGATCACCCCGAGCTGGTCGAGCAGTCGCTGCGCGACTTCGAGTTGGACGCCGACGACGTCGACCTCGTCGTGGTGACCGACTCCGAAGGCATCCTCGGGATCGGCGATCAGGGCATCGGTGGCGTCCAGATCGCGTTGGGCAAGCTTGGCGTGTACACCGCGGCCGCCGGCATCCACCCGAGGCGGGCCATCCCGATCGTGCTGGACGTGGGCACCGACAACCTGGGCCTGTTGAACAGCGACCTCTATCTGGGCGAGCGGCATGCCCGGGTCCGCGGTGAGCGCTACGACGAGTTCATCGACCTGTTCGTCCAGACCGTGACCCGGCTCTTCCCGAACGCCATGCTGCACTGGGAGGACTTCGGAGCCGGCAACGCCCACCGGATCCTGAACCGCTACACCGACGAGATCTGCACCTTCAACGACGACATCCAGGGCACCGCGGCCGTGGTGCTGGCCGCCGTGCTGGCGGCCGTCCGGCTGACCGGGATGCCGCTGGCCGAGCATCGGGTGATGATCTACGGGGCCGGCACCGCCGGGGTCGGGGTGGCCGACCTGATTCGCGAGGCCTTCCGTCGAGCCGGGGTCTCCGACGATGACGCCTACCGGCAGTTCTGGGCCTTCAACAGCCGTGGGCTGATCGTCGAGGACGGTAAGGGGGTGCGCGACTTCCAGCGTCCGTATGCCCGCAAGCGCGCCGACGTCGCCGACTGGACGGTGGTCGACCCCGCCCGGATCAGCCTGGCTGAGGCCGTCCGCGAGGTGAAGCCAACCATCCTGATCGGGACGTCCGCCCAGCACGGCGCCTTCAGCGAGGACGTCGTTCGGGCCATGGCCGAGCACTGCGAGCAGCCGATCATCATGCCGCTGTCGAACCCGACCAGTCGCGCCGAGGCGCAGCCGTCCGACCTCCTGGAATGGACGGACGGGCAGGCGCTGATCGCCACCGGCAGCCCGTTCGGCACCATCCGGCACGGCGAGATCTACCACACCATCGCTCAGGCCAATAACGCCCTGATCTTCCCCGGCCTGGGCCTGGGCGTCTCCGTGGTCCGCGCCGAACGGGTCACGGCCGAGATGATCTACGCCGCAGCGGACGCCCTAGCCGGACTCATGAACGAGTACCGTCCCGGCGCCTCCCTGCTGCCCTCGATGAGCGACCTGCGCGTCGTGGCCGCCACCATCGCCAAAGCCGTCGCCGAAACCGCCGAAGCCCAAGGCCTGGCCCGGCGTCCGATGACCAACGCGATCGCCGACATCTATCAGCGCATGTGGAAACCCGAGTACCCGCGCCTGGAGATCCTGCCCCCGGACTCGCAGAACTGA
- a CDS encoding GH32 C-terminal domain-containing protein — MDQHVFVKPTDGWVGDVIPFVEGRRAQLYYLHEARDPQRPGMPWHCYETEDFATFIDRGEVIPRGGAASPDLNVYTGSVVEFAGFQHAFYTGFNADFHEPGQPARQLVMHASRRIGDQTWRKHPEHTFGAPEGYEPVDFRDPFVFRADETGPWHLLVIARKEHGADRRRGVILEYVSADLAEWELHGEFWASNRYVAIECPEVFSFEGNWYFVFSEFSDRFATHYRVGPTAHGPWSVPELDTVDGRAFYAAKSLELGGSRYFAGWIPTREGETDDGAWEWAGSLAVHQARVLPDRSLAFRMPPAMRALFVTDQAAEFDSVVGQWRRSCGELAASVPDGVAVAVAQGMPEQYLLELTIDAAPGTSECGVILRSSADGSEGYLLRIEPKRDRLVFDRWPRRRTGPAQWQISGDVPFLIELERPLRPCGGRYELKVVVDDTCCVAYVNDEVALSVRMYDHRSGGVGLFVGDGSARFTDVSIATR, encoded by the coding sequence GTGGACCAGCATGTTTTCGTCAAGCCGACCGACGGTTGGGTTGGAGACGTAATCCCGTTCGTTGAGGGCCGGCGCGCCCAGCTGTACTACCTCCACGAGGCGCGCGACCCGCAACGTCCCGGCATGCCGTGGCACTGCTACGAGACCGAGGACTTCGCCACCTTCATCGATCGGGGTGAAGTGATCCCCCGCGGCGGCGCTGCGTCGCCCGACCTCAACGTGTACACCGGCAGCGTCGTCGAGTTCGCCGGTTTCCAGCATGCTTTCTACACCGGCTTCAACGCGGACTTCCACGAGCCCGGCCAGCCTGCCCGCCAGCTGGTGATGCACGCCTCCCGGCGGATCGGCGACCAGACCTGGCGCAAGCATCCGGAACACACCTTCGGTGCACCCGAGGGCTATGAGCCGGTCGACTTCCGCGATCCATTCGTCTTCCGGGCCGACGAGACCGGCCCATGGCACCTGCTGGTGATCGCCCGCAAGGAGCACGGTGCCGATCGGCGACGCGGCGTCATCCTGGAGTACGTCTCGGCGGACTTGGCCGAGTGGGAACTCCACGGCGAGTTCTGGGCATCGAACCGCTACGTGGCGATCGAGTGCCCCGAGGTCTTCTCGTTCGAGGGCAACTGGTACTTCGTGTTCTCGGAGTTCTCCGATCGGTTCGCTACGCACTACCGAGTCGGGCCCACGGCCCACGGACCCTGGTCGGTTCCCGAGCTGGACACAGTGGACGGCCGGGCCTTCTACGCCGCGAAGTCGCTGGAGTTGGGCGGCTCCCGCTACTTCGCCGGGTGGATCCCCACCCGTGAAGGTGAGACCGACGATGGGGCCTGGGAGTGGGCCGGGTCGCTCGCCGTCCATCAGGCGCGGGTCTTGCCCGATCGGTCGCTGGCGTTCCGCATGCCACCGGCGATGCGGGCTCTCTTCGTGACCGACCAGGCCGCCGAGTTCGACTCCGTCGTGGGTCAGTGGCGGCGTAGCTGCGGCGAACTCGCAGCATCAGTGCCCGATGGAGTCGCCGTCGCCGTGGCCCAGGGCATGCCTGAGCAGTACCTGCTCGAACTCACCATCGATGCCGCACCCGGCACTTCCGAGTGCGGAGTGATCCTGCGCTCATCGGCCGACGGCTCGGAGGGCTACCTGCTCCGGATCGAGCCCAAGCGCGACCGGCTGGTGTTCGATCGCTGGCCGCGCCGACGCACCGGCCCGGCCCAGTGGCAGATCTCCGGCGACGTCCCCTTCCTCATCGAACTCGAGCGCCCGTTGCGTCCCTGCGGGGGACGTTACGAGCTGAAGGTCGTCGTCGACGACACCTGCTGCGTGGCCTACGTCAACGACGAGGTGGCGCTCAGCGTCCGCATGTACGACCACCGCAGTGGCGGAGTCGGTCTCTTCGTCGGGGACGGGTCCGCACGCTTCACCGATGTCTCCATCGCCACCAGATAG
- a CDS encoding LacI family DNA-binding transcriptional regulator, whose translation MQTKGSGPEPTTPAPVTLHDVARAAGVSVATVSYVANGRTNVRLSDATRLRVQQALDDLGYRPNALAKNLVKGTSKFVGLVTDGVATTPFAGQIIHGAQDEAWRHGFVLLVANTDADPQVEHEAIEMMREHQVRGILYSTWYHREITVPPALDSAEMVLVNCYAPGSDARAVVPDERQGGRVATEQLLEQGHRRIAFLNTTWESPARTGRLAGYRDALAAAGVGFDPALVIDAEPNQEGGYAAYEELRRLDVTAAFCHNDRVAMGLYDALRVRGLKIPTDLAIVGFDNQEVIAAHLRPPLTTVQLPHYELGAAGVRILLGIDPVPTGSVSKLACPLVPRESVASGLAD comes from the coding sequence ATGCAAACCAAGGGTTCCGGCCCCGAGCCGACCACCCCCGCCCCGGTGACGCTGCACGATGTGGCCCGTGCCGCGGGTGTCTCGGTCGCGACCGTTTCCTATGTGGCCAACGGCCGGACCAACGTCCGGCTCTCTGATGCCACTCGGCTCCGCGTCCAGCAGGCACTCGATGATCTCGGCTATCGACCCAACGCCTTGGCCAAGAACTTGGTCAAGGGGACCTCGAAGTTCGTGGGGCTGGTCACCGATGGCGTCGCCACCACCCCGTTCGCCGGGCAGATCATTCACGGCGCGCAGGATGAGGCCTGGCGGCACGGGTTCGTCCTGCTGGTGGCCAACACCGACGCGGACCCGCAGGTTGAGCACGAAGCCATCGAGATGATGCGCGAGCATCAGGTGCGCGGAATCCTGTACTCGACCTGGTATCACCGCGAGATCACCGTCCCGCCTGCCCTGGATTCGGCAGAGATGGTGCTGGTCAACTGTTACGCCCCCGGCTCGGACGCCCGCGCCGTCGTCCCCGACGAGCGGCAAGGCGGACGGGTGGCGACCGAGCAGCTCCTAGAGCAGGGGCATCGCCGGATCGCCTTCCTCAACACCACCTGGGAGTCTCCGGCCCGCACCGGACGACTCGCCGGCTATCGGGACGCGCTCGCCGCAGCCGGGGTCGGCTTCGACCCGGCCTTGGTGATCGATGCCGAGCCGAATCAGGAGGGTGGCTACGCGGCGTACGAGGAACTCCGCAGGCTGGACGTGACTGCGGCCTTCTGCCACAACGACCGAGTGGCCATGGGCCTCTACGACGCACTGCGGGTCCGTGGGCTGAAGATCCCCACGGATCTGGCGATTGTCGGTTTCGACAATCAGGAAGTGATCGCCGCGCACTTGCGTCCGCCGCTGACCACCGTGCAGTTGCCGCACTACGAGCTCGGCGCAGCCGGCGTCCGGATTCTGCTGGGGATCGACCCCGTGCCGACCGGCTCGGTCAGCAAGCTCGCGTGCCCGTTGGTGCCGCGCGAGTCGGTGGCCTCCGGTCTGGCCGACTAG
- a CDS encoding ABC transporter substrate-binding protein has translation MKKHLVGLAGAVTAFALALTGCSGATAQPSTSSTEIVPRQISWLLSRPADGSVITIVKKLADEYAAKHPGFSLNLITTPDRPSYLQKLQTLAAANQLPELFDTDATPFTQKLVKQGKLVDVQKMLTDLGLYDKYRPLALDYQRFDDGGLYMVPFEFELEFFWYNKALFQKAGVSVPKTLDDIVSLCKPLRDAGVIPISVDGQDGWPLLRYMSYQPFRLAGSDYVDKLKKGEAKMSDQVGAKAVQWMSDLGSNKCFQDGFSSQGYTDARDLFTSGKSAMYQIGTWELASLTNKDVPAAVRDNVDFFTLPTVKDAVTADNEYTVVSGIGMAVSQQTYDPLMKDFLKFVLDNYSERLAASGHLTPMQGYEPTIPAGSSDLYKRALAEVNNLGKKIAFPWDTKLDPTTNTLMQQELTLLVQGDSTPAAFEQKIDASITENAPKFFG, from the coding sequence ATGAAGAAACACCTTGTCGGGCTCGCCGGCGCGGTTACAGCCTTCGCGCTGGCGCTGACCGGCTGCTCCGGAGCCACCGCCCAGCCGAGCACCAGCTCCACCGAGATCGTGCCCCGGCAGATCTCGTGGCTGCTGTCCCGTCCGGCGGATGGCTCGGTCATCACGATCGTGAAGAAGCTCGCCGACGAGTACGCCGCCAAGCATCCCGGCTTCTCGCTGAACCTGATCACCACGCCCGACCGGCCCTCCTACCTGCAGAAGCTGCAGACCTTGGCCGCGGCGAACCAGCTCCCCGAGCTGTTCGACACCGATGCGACGCCGTTCACCCAGAAGCTGGTCAAGCAGGGCAAGCTGGTCGACGTCCAGAAGATGCTCACCGACCTGGGGCTGTACGACAAGTACCGTCCGCTGGCCCTCGACTACCAGCGCTTCGACGACGGCGGCCTGTACATGGTGCCGTTCGAGTTCGAGCTGGAGTTCTTCTGGTACAACAAGGCCCTCTTCCAGAAGGCCGGCGTCAGCGTCCCGAAGACCCTGGACGACATCGTCTCGCTGTGCAAGCCGCTGCGTGACGCCGGGGTGATCCCGATCTCGGTGGACGGCCAGGACGGCTGGCCCCTGCTGCGCTACATGTCCTACCAGCCCTTCCGCCTGGCCGGCTCCGACTATGTCGACAAGCTGAAGAAGGGCGAGGCCAAGATGAGCGATCAGGTGGGCGCCAAGGCCGTCCAGTGGATGTCCGACCTCGGCTCGAACAAGTGCTTCCAGGACGGCTTCTCCTCCCAGGGCTACACCGACGCCCGGGATCTGTTCACCAGCGGCAAGTCCGCGATGTACCAGATCGGAACCTGGGAACTGGCCAGCCTGACCAACAAGGACGTCCCGGCCGCGGTGCGCGACAACGTCGACTTCTTCACCTTGCCGACAGTCAAGGACGCCGTGACGGCCGACAACGAGTACACCGTGGTGTCGGGCATCGGGATGGCGGTCAGCCAGCAGACCTACGACCCGCTGATGAAGGACTTCCTGAAGTTCGTCCTCGACAACTACTCCGAGCGTCTGGCCGCGTCGGGCCACCTGACTCCGATGCAGGGTTACGAGCCCACCATCCCGGCCGGCTCCAGCGACCTGTACAAGCGGGCGCTCGCCGAGGTGAACAACCTCGGGAAGAAGATCGCCTTCCCGTGGGACACCAAGCTCGACCCGACCACGAACACCTTGATGCAGCAGGAGCTCACCCTGCTCGTGCAAGGTGACAGCACTCCCGCGGCGTTCGAGCAGAAGATCGACGCCTCCATCACCGAGAACGCGCCGAAGTTCTTCGGCTGA
- a CDS encoding carbohydrate ABC transporter permease gives MTSTVSAPERRRRLNLARSFTNLLVVLIVVVQVYPLVWLFVTSLRPAQEFASGNAFGIPSAFTWDNYVRAFGSADLGRYIFNSFVVTGVSSLLIVLLGMMAAYAIKVLGFRGSKIVMGAFLLGIIVPVQIALVPLFINYSRVGLLNTYQSMIIPLVGFALPTSVYLFVSFFEYIPRETYEAASLDGAGPFRVFFEITMPLSTNTVITVVFVNGIFIWNDFIFANTFVFEEGMKTIPLGLQNFIGAMGSVDWTATFAAVCVTVTPLLLVFLVMNRAIIYGLESGATKG, from the coding sequence ATGACCTCGACAGTTTCCGCACCGGAACGGCGCCGCCGACTGAACCTGGCCCGGAGCTTCACCAACCTCCTGGTGGTGCTCATCGTCGTCGTCCAGGTCTATCCGCTGGTCTGGCTGTTCGTGACCAGCCTCCGCCCGGCTCAGGAGTTCGCCTCCGGCAATGCGTTCGGCATCCCGTCCGCCTTCACGTGGGACAACTACGTCCGGGCCTTCGGCTCGGCCGACCTCGGCCGCTACATCTTCAACAGCTTCGTGGTGACCGGCGTCTCCAGCCTGCTGATCGTGCTGCTGGGCATGATGGCCGCGTACGCCATCAAGGTGCTCGGCTTCCGGGGCAGCAAGATCGTGATGGGCGCGTTCCTGCTGGGCATCATCGTGCCCGTCCAGATCGCCCTGGTGCCGCTGTTCATCAACTACTCGCGAGTAGGGCTGCTGAACACCTACCAGTCGATGATCATCCCGCTGGTCGGCTTCGCGCTGCCCACCTCGGTCTACCTGTTCGTCTCGTTCTTCGAGTACATCCCGCGAGAGACCTACGAGGCTGCATCGCTGGACGGAGCCGGACCCTTCCGGGTCTTCTTCGAGATCACCATGCCGCTGTCCACCAACACGGTGATCACGGTCGTCTTCGTCAATGGCATCTTCATCTGGAACGACTTCATCTTCGCCAACACCTTCGTCTTCGAAGAGGGGATGAAGACCATTCCACTAGGGCTGCAGAACTTCATCGGGGCCATGGGCTCGGTTGATTGGACGGCCACCTTCGCCGCCGTGTGCGTCACAGTGACGCCGCTGCTGCTGGTCTTCCTAGTCATGAACCGCGCCATCATCTATGGCCTCGAAAGCGGCGCCACCAAGGGCTAG
- a CDS encoding magnesium and cobalt transport protein CorA: MNLNTPIYPRLGLPAGLRPMVARRRTAPVRLIEPELVAERSASDPLLAAVDWAHYVDGERQPAAEFQAACRAAAAGNGFVWLGLFEPNPEQLDSLRHVFGLHPLAVEDAGNSRQRPKLERHDDGTTFLSMRTLGYIDSDVRSEGGDIVETGTATVLVGAWYALSVRHGQLAPLGQVRRTLESRPEQLRLGPIAVLHGVIDSVVDNYLRVADEVGEDVDEIESHVFAPGGTPQVERIYQLKRDLVEMKRTVGPLGGPLRKLADQQGDRDLRQYFLDVHDHLEQVREQVGGYDEVMSSILQAAVARLSVSENEDMRKISAWVAIAAVPTMIAGIYGMNFQYMPELASPWGYPAVLIGMATVCLLLHRTFRRQGWL; the protein is encoded by the coding sequence ATGAACCTCAACACGCCCATCTACCCGCGTCTGGGTCTGCCCGCGGGCTTGCGTCCCATGGTCGCCCGACGTCGGACGGCTCCCGTCCGCCTGATCGAACCTGAGCTGGTCGCAGAGCGCTCGGCGAGCGACCCCCTGCTCGCGGCGGTCGACTGGGCACATTATGTCGACGGTGAGCGCCAGCCAGCCGCGGAGTTCCAGGCCGCCTGCCGCGCGGCGGCAGCCGGGAACGGTTTCGTCTGGTTGGGCCTTTTCGAGCCTAACCCCGAGCAGCTGGACTCCCTGCGCCACGTGTTCGGACTGCACCCGCTAGCGGTGGAGGATGCGGGCAACTCGCGGCAGCGGCCCAAGCTCGAGCGCCACGACGACGGCACCACGTTCCTCTCGATGCGCACGCTGGGCTACATCGACAGCGACGTCCGCAGCGAGGGCGGTGACATCGTCGAGACCGGAACAGCCACGGTACTGGTGGGTGCCTGGTACGCACTGTCGGTGCGGCATGGGCAGCTCGCACCGTTGGGGCAGGTGCGCAGGACCCTCGAGTCTCGCCCCGAACAGCTCCGGCTCGGCCCGATCGCAGTGTTGCACGGAGTGATCGACAGCGTCGTGGACAACTACCTGCGCGTCGCGGACGAGGTGGGCGAGGACGTGGACGAGATCGAAAGCCACGTGTTCGCCCCTGGCGGCACGCCACAGGTCGAGCGCATCTACCAGCTCAAGCGAGACCTGGTCGAGATGAAGCGGACGGTCGGTCCCCTCGGTGGCCCGCTGCGCAAGCTCGCCGACCAGCAGGGGGACCGCGACTTGCGGCAGTACTTCCTGGACGTGCACGACCACCTCGAACAGGTCCGTGAGCAGGTGGGTGGCTACGACGAGGTGATGTCGTCGATTCTGCAGGCTGCCGTCGCCCGGCTCTCGGTCTCCGAGAACGAAGACATGCGCAAGATCTCCGCCTGGGTGGCGATCGCGGCCGTCCCGACGATGATCGCCGGCATCTACGGGATGAACTTCCAATACATGCCCGAGCTGGCCAGCCCGTGGGGCTATCCCGCCGTGCTCATCGGGATGGCGACGGTCTGTCTGCTCCTGCACCGCACCTTCCGCCGTCAGGGCTGGCTCTAG
- a CDS encoding carbohydrate ABC transporter permease — translation MLPGRSRTSVLVFLVPPLLLYLVAVALPIVQSLVLSFFSWDGVTDLRLVGFSNYVKMFTADPIFWRAFANTMVYLAVCLFFQLGVSLFVANLLSYAGRGKEVAKTLYLLPAIISTVAISFLFQRIYSYEPAGLINQLLAGVGLGDLAAPWLSQVNTVLVAVSAPEGWRFTGLYMLILYAAILAVPKELEEAARLDGASTWQIFAHVRFPYIRPVWVTTMIMAATYSLRGFDIPYLLTNGGPGQASELLTTYMFKTAFRSTDFGYASSIAVFIVIECVVAVGLILLLLRRGRENA, via the coding sequence ATGCTTCCAGGACGCTCCCGCACCTCGGTGCTGGTCTTCCTCGTCCCGCCGCTGCTGCTCTACCTCGTGGCCGTCGCTCTCCCGATCGTGCAGTCGCTGGTGCTCAGCTTCTTCTCCTGGGACGGGGTCACCGACCTCCGTCTGGTGGGCTTCAGCAACTACGTGAAGATGTTCACCGCTGACCCGATCTTCTGGCGCGCATTCGCTAACACGATGGTCTACCTGGCGGTGTGCCTGTTCTTCCAGCTGGGCGTCTCGCTGTTCGTGGCGAACCTGCTCAGCTACGCCGGACGGGGCAAGGAGGTCGCCAAGACCCTCTACCTGCTCCCGGCCATCATCTCGACGGTGGCGATCTCGTTCCTCTTCCAGAGGATCTACTCCTACGAGCCGGCCGGCCTGATCAACCAGTTGCTCGCCGGCGTCGGACTCGGCGACCTGGCCGCACCGTGGTTGTCGCAGGTGAACACGGTCCTGGTGGCGGTGTCCGCCCCGGAGGGTTGGCGGTTCACCGGCCTGTACATGCTGATTCTCTACGCCGCGATCCTGGCCGTCCCCAAGGAGCTCGAGGAAGCCGCTCGGCTCGATGGCGCCTCCACCTGGCAGATCTTCGCGCACGTCCGCTTCCCCTACATCCGGCCGGTGTGGGTGACGACGATGATCATGGCCGCCACCTACAGCCTGCGTGGCTTCGACATCCCGTACCTGCTCACCAACGGTGGGCCCGGGCAGGCCTCCGAACTCCTCACCACCTACATGTTCAAGACCGCATTCCGCAGCACGGACTTCGGCTACGCCAGCTCTATCGCGGTGTTCATCGTGATCGAGTGCGTCGTGGCTGTCGGACTGATCCTGTTGCTGCTCCGCCGGGGGAGGGAGAACGCATGA
- a CDS encoding thiol-disulfide oxidoreductase DCC family protein → MFLFDADCGFCTRCSELLERASAKGAYDVVAWQDADLEAVGLTPEQCQEASWFVSKDGSLHRGSDGIGRALREGAIGLRPVGVLLTLPGVRVLARAVYRWVARNRHLMPGASDKCRMPEGGR, encoded by the coding sequence GTGTTCCTCTTCGACGCCGACTGCGGGTTCTGCACCCGATGCAGCGAGCTGCTGGAGCGCGCGTCCGCGAAGGGGGCCTACGACGTCGTGGCCTGGCAGGACGCCGATCTCGAGGCTGTGGGTCTGACTCCGGAGCAGTGCCAGGAGGCGTCGTGGTTCGTATCGAAGGACGGCAGCCTGCATCGGGGAAGCGACGGGATCGGCCGGGCCCTGCGTGAAGGCGCCATCGGGCTGCGTCCGGTGGGCGTACTTCTGACCCTCCCCGGGGTGCGGGTGCTGGCTCGCGCGGTCTACCGCTGGGTGGCCAGGAACCGGCATCTGATGCCAGGCGCGAGCGATAAATGCCGCATGCCTGAGGGTGGCCGGTAG